Proteins encoded in a region of the Pseudopipra pipra isolate bDixPip1 chromosome 18, bDixPip1.hap1, whole genome shotgun sequence genome:
- the RAD9B gene encoding cell cycle checkpoint control protein RAD9B isoform X1 — MKCVIGGAQLRVFGRAIHAIARISDEFWFDPVEKGLALRSVNSSRSAYAYVFFSSMFFQHYCWTAVSDPCHKEKQLSLPCKLIVKAVLPVFRCANVLGRNVEKCSISASPSDHHITFQLLCKHGVVKTYNLTFQECDPLQAVFAKHMCPNILKVHSSQEEITLSVTPVKVCFKSYTEEDTDFSRTMVTEIHLSPEEFDYFQVGVDSEVTFCLKELRGLLAFSEATGVPVSIHFDRCGKPIAFSIEDVLLEASLILATLCEAQKEADSQERCCPQQWGSSETHPDKPSGDEPNSTDISKRPQRDGNAPTSPVAKQEVKSIPRVTGRDVTGRAGTATAEAAGEATEAPYQKFHSLFFGAVSYKEKDAMGHTFQSLATASDTEEDLGPLQSSPVL; from the exons ATGAAGTGCGTGATTGGGGGGGCGCAGCTCCGAG TGTTTGGAAGAGCAATCCATGCCATAGCACGTATTAGTGATGAATTTTGGTTTGACCCCGTAGAAAAAGGT CTTGCCTTGAGATCAGTGAATTCCTCGAGGTCAGCATATGCCTATGTCTTCTTCTCATCCATGTTTTTCCAACATTACTGCTGGACAGCTGTGTCTGATCCCTGTCACAAGGAGAAGCAGTTATCCCTCCCGTGTAAACTGATAGTTAAG gcAGTTCTCCCTGTATTTAGATGTGCAAATGTGCTGGGAAGGAATGTAGAGAAGTGCAGCATCTCTGCCAGCCCCAGTGATCATCACATcaccttccagctcctctgcaaACACG GTGTTGTAAAAACATATAACCTGACATTTCAGGAATGTGATCCCTTGCAGGCTGTTTTTGCAAAGCACATGTGTCCAAACATCCTTAAAGTCCACTCCAG CCAAGAAGAAATAACCTTATCAGTTACTCCAGTGAAAGTTTGTTTCAAGAGTTACACTGAGGAAGACACTG ACTTTTCCAGGACGATGGTTACTGAGATTCACCTCAGTCCAGAGGAATTTGACTACTTTCAAGTTGGAGTAGATTCTGAAGTGACATTTTGCCTTAAAGAGTTGAGG GGCCTGCTGGCGTTTTCCGAAGCCACCGGTGTTCCCGTGTCCATCCACTTTGACAGATGTGGGAA GCCCATTGCTTTCAGCATTGAGGACGTGCTGCTGGAGGCCAGCTTGATCCTGGCCACCCTGTGTGAGGCTCAGAAGGAGGCAGATTCCCAGGAGCGCTGCTGCCCACAGCAGTGGGGCAG CTCAGAGACACATCCTGATAAACCCTCTGGGGATGAGCCCAACAGCACAGACATTTCCAAACGTCCCCAGCGGGATGGGAACGCTCCCACCAGTCCTGTGGCTAAACAAGAGGTAAAAAGCATTCCCAGAGTCACGGGGAGGGATGTGACAGGAAGAGCAGGAACAGCCACGGctgaggcagcaggagaggccACGGAGGCTCCTTATCAGAAG TTCCACTCCTTGTTTTTTGGAGCCGTTTCCTACAAGGAGAAGGATGCCATGGGTCACACCTTCCAGAGCTTGGCGACAGCCAGCGACACCGAGGAGGACCTGGGCCCCTTGCAGAGCTCCCCGGTGCTGTAG
- the RAD9B gene encoding cell cycle checkpoint control protein RAD9B isoform X3, which yields MKCVIGGAQLRVFGRAIHAIARISDEFWFDPVEKGLALRSVNSSRSAYAYVFFSSMFFQHYCWTAVSDPCHKEKQLSLPCKLIVKAVLPVFRCANVLGRNVEKCSISASPSDHHITFQLLCKHGVVKTYNLTFQECDPLQAVFAKHMCPNILKVHSRLLADVMIHFPTSQEEITLSVTPVKVCFKSYTEEDTDFSRTMVTEIHLSPEEFDYFQVGVDSEVTFCLKELRGLLAFSEATGVPVSIHFDRCGKPIAFSIEDVLLEASLILATLCEAQKEADSQERCCPQQWGSSETHPDKPSGDEPNSTDISKRPQRDGNAPTSPVAKQEVKSIPRVTGRDVTGRAGTATAEAAGEATEAPYQKFHSLFFGAVSYKEKDAMGHTFQSLATASDTEEDLGPLQSSPVL from the exons ATGAAGTGCGTGATTGGGGGGGCGCAGCTCCGAG TGTTTGGAAGAGCAATCCATGCCATAGCACGTATTAGTGATGAATTTTGGTTTGACCCCGTAGAAAAAGGT CTTGCCTTGAGATCAGTGAATTCCTCGAGGTCAGCATATGCCTATGTCTTCTTCTCATCCATGTTTTTCCAACATTACTGCTGGACAGCTGTGTCTGATCCCTGTCACAAGGAGAAGCAGTTATCCCTCCCGTGTAAACTGATAGTTAAG gcAGTTCTCCCTGTATTTAGATGTGCAAATGTGCTGGGAAGGAATGTAGAGAAGTGCAGCATCTCTGCCAGCCCCAGTGATCATCACATcaccttccagctcctctgcaaACACG GTGTTGTAAAAACATATAACCTGACATTTCAGGAATGTGATCCCTTGCAGGCTGTTTTTGCAAAGCACATGTGTCCAAACATCCTTAAAGTCCACTCCAG GCTGCTGGCTGATGTGATGATTCACTTCCCAACCAGCCAAGAAGAAATAACCTTATCAGTTACTCCAGTGAAAGTTTGTTTCAAGAGTTACACTGAGGAAGACACTG ACTTTTCCAGGACGATGGTTACTGAGATTCACCTCAGTCCAGAGGAATTTGACTACTTTCAAGTTGGAGTAGATTCTGAAGTGACATTTTGCCTTAAAGAGTTGAGG GGCCTGCTGGCGTTTTCCGAAGCCACCGGTGTTCCCGTGTCCATCCACTTTGACAGATGTGGGAA GCCCATTGCTTTCAGCATTGAGGACGTGCTGCTGGAGGCCAGCTTGATCCTGGCCACCCTGTGTGAGGCTCAGAAGGAGGCAGATTCCCAGGAGCGCTGCTGCCCACAGCAGTGGGGCAG CTCAGAGACACATCCTGATAAACCCTCTGGGGATGAGCCCAACAGCACAGACATTTCCAAACGTCCCCAGCGGGATGGGAACGCTCCCACCAGTCCTGTGGCTAAACAAGAGGTAAAAAGCATTCCCAGAGTCACGGGGAGGGATGTGACAGGAAGAGCAGGAACAGCCACGGctgaggcagcaggagaggccACGGAGGCTCCTTATCAGAAG TTCCACTCCTTGTTTTTTGGAGCCGTTTCCTACAAGGAGAAGGATGCCATGGGTCACACCTTCCAGAGCTTGGCGACAGCCAGCGACACCGAGGAGGACCTGGGCCCCTTGCAGAGCTCCCCGGTGCTGTAG
- the RAD9B gene encoding cell cycle checkpoint control protein RAD9B isoform X2 codes for MFFQHYCWTAVSDPCHKEKQLSLPCKLIVKAVLPVFRCANVLGRNVEKCSISASPSDHHITFQLLCKHGVVKTYNLTFQECDPLQAVFAKHMCPNILKVHSRLLADVMIHFPTSQEEITLSVTPVKVCFKSYTEEDTDFSRTMVTEIHLSPEEFDYFQVGVDSEVTFCLKELRGLLAFSEATGVPVSIHFDRCGKPIAFSIEDVLLEASLILATLCEAQKEADSQERCCPQQWGSSETHPDKPSGDEPNSTDISKRPQRDGNAPTSPVAKQEVKSIPRVTGRDVTGRAGTATAEAAGEATEAPYQKFHSLFFGAVSYKEKDAMGHTFQSLATASDTEEDLGPLQSSPVL; via the exons ATGTTTTTCCAACATTACTGCTGGACAGCTGTGTCTGATCCCTGTCACAAGGAGAAGCAGTTATCCCTCCCGTGTAAACTGATAGTTAAG gcAGTTCTCCCTGTATTTAGATGTGCAAATGTGCTGGGAAGGAATGTAGAGAAGTGCAGCATCTCTGCCAGCCCCAGTGATCATCACATcaccttccagctcctctgcaaACACG GTGTTGTAAAAACATATAACCTGACATTTCAGGAATGTGATCCCTTGCAGGCTGTTTTTGCAAAGCACATGTGTCCAAACATCCTTAAAGTCCACTCCAG GCTGCTGGCTGATGTGATGATTCACTTCCCAACCAGCCAAGAAGAAATAACCTTATCAGTTACTCCAGTGAAAGTTTGTTTCAAGAGTTACACTGAGGAAGACACTG ACTTTTCCAGGACGATGGTTACTGAGATTCACCTCAGTCCAGAGGAATTTGACTACTTTCAAGTTGGAGTAGATTCTGAAGTGACATTTTGCCTTAAAGAGTTGAGG GGCCTGCTGGCGTTTTCCGAAGCCACCGGTGTTCCCGTGTCCATCCACTTTGACAGATGTGGGAA GCCCATTGCTTTCAGCATTGAGGACGTGCTGCTGGAGGCCAGCTTGATCCTGGCCACCCTGTGTGAGGCTCAGAAGGAGGCAGATTCCCAGGAGCGCTGCTGCCCACAGCAGTGGGGCAG CTCAGAGACACATCCTGATAAACCCTCTGGGGATGAGCCCAACAGCACAGACATTTCCAAACGTCCCCAGCGGGATGGGAACGCTCCCACCAGTCCTGTGGCTAAACAAGAGGTAAAAAGCATTCCCAGAGTCACGGGGAGGGATGTGACAGGAAGAGCAGGAACAGCCACGGctgaggcagcaggagaggccACGGAGGCTCCTTATCAGAAG TTCCACTCCTTGTTTTTTGGAGCCGTTTCCTACAAGGAGAAGGATGCCATGGGTCACACCTTCCAGAGCTTGGCGACAGCCAGCGACACCGAGGAGGACCTGGGCCCCTTGCAGAGCTCCCCGGTGCTGTAG
- the VPS29 gene encoding vacuolar protein sorting-associated protein 29: MNGDFRGERSFHACAAAQRVRDATRPRWALCWPLAAAVAGAVPGGFREGRSGAAAMLVLVLGDLHIPHRCNSLPAKFKKLLVPGKIQHILCTGNLCTKDTYDYLKTLAGDVHVVRGDFDENLNYPEQKVVTVGQFKIGLIHGHQVIPWGDMASLALLQRQFDVDILISGHTHKFEAFEHENKFYINPGSATGAYHALENNIIPSFVLMDIQASTVVTYVYQLIGDDVKVERIEYKKS; encoded by the exons ATGAACGGGGATTTTCGTGGAGAACGCTCTTTCCACGCGTGTGCAGCAGCTCAGCGGGTGCGGGACGCGACACGGCCGCGTTGGGCGCTGTGTTGGCCGCTCGCAGCCGCCGTagcgggggcggtgccgggcgggTTCCGGGAGGGCCGGAGCGGAGCGGCCGCGATG TTGGTGCTGGTGTTGGGAGATCTCCACATTCCCCACAGATGCAACAGCCTCCCAGCCAAGTTCAAAaagctgctggttcctgggaagATCCAACACATCCTGTGCACGGGGAACCTCTGCACCAAGGACACCTATGACTACCTCAAAACCCTGGCTGGGGATGTCCACGTGGTCCGAGGGGACTTTGATGAG aaccTGAATTACCCCGAGCAGAAGGTGGTGACTGTGGGACAGTTCAAGATCGGGCTGATCCACGGCCACCAGGTCATTCCCTGGGGTGACATGGCCAGCTTGGCCCTGCTCCAGAGGCAGTTTGATGTGGACATCCTCATTTCAGGGCACACACACAAATTCGAGGCATTTGAACATGAAAACAAATTCTATATCAACCCTGGATCAGCTACAGGAGCCTACCATGCCTTAGAGAA CAACATCATTCCCTCATTTGTGCTGATGGATATCCAGGCTTCTACAGTAGTGACATATGTCTATCAACTAATTGGAGATGACGTGAAAGTAGAAAGAATTGAGTACAAAAAGTCTTAA